TTTCGGCGAGGAAGGGATCGAGGAGCTGCGGGAGCAGATCCTGCGCCTCCTCCGCTTCGAAAAGACCCCGAAATCGATCTTCGGCCAACAACTCGCGTTCAATCTCATTCCCCAGAGCCTGCTCGCGAGGCCGGAGGAGGGCCTCGAGCGCCGTCTCGCGAGCGAGGTCGCCATGCTCGTCGGCTGGGAGACCGGGCGCCTCGCGGTCCGCCTCGTGGCGGTCCCGGTCTTCCTGGGGCACGCGCTCAGCCTGCGGCTGAAGTTCGAGCGGGAGATCTCGGTCGAAGGCGTGGCGGCGGCGATCGGCCGGAGCCGGACGCTGAGCCCGCCGGGAAGAAGATCGGCTCTGACCCCGCTGGGCGCGCCGGAGGAGAGGCGCACCGAGATCGGCGAGATCGTCGAGGACGGCATCGGGGGGTTCTGGATCTGGGCGATCGCCGGCGAGGCGGGTGCGGCAGCCGCGGAGCATGCGGTCGACGCCGCGGCGTCGGTGGCGGATCTGTGAGCGCAGCGGGAGGCACCATGAAGAGGCGTGTCTTGACGATGGCGATGGGAATGCTCCTCGCGCTGCCGGCACCGATCCTCCCGAGCTCCGCTGCGGGCCGGACGTCGGCTCCCGGCGCCGCCGAGGCGGTCTCGGCGATCCTCGACGTGGAGAGGACGCTGCTCAAGGAGGATCTGGGGCGATACGAGAAGATCGCCGCCGACCGCGCCCAATCGGCGGCACACCTCGCCGAGCTGTACGCCGCGCTCGATGCCGCGGTGCGTCGCGAGGACGACGGCGCTCCCGCCGCCATCGAGGATCTGAGGGCGCGGCTCGACGAGGCGGAGCGCGATCGCGCGGACTTCCTGACCTTGGAGCGGGGGCTGGTGGAGCGGATCCGGGAGCGCATGCACCGGATGGACCTCCTCGAGGGCCAGCTCGCGACGCTCCAGGCCCGGGCGACGGAAGCGGCCGGACCTCTGGCCGGGAGCTGGGACGTCGTCCTCTTGCCGGCCAATCAACGCGGAACCTTCGTGCTCGCGCAGACCGGCACGCTGGTCGGCGGCACGTACGCGCTCGACGGCGGATGGACCGGAAGCCTCCAGGGCACGCTGGTGAACCGGAAGGTGTTCCTCGAGCGCATCGACTCGAAGCTGGGGCGCGCCGGAGAGTTCGAGGGGTTCCTCTCGCCCGACGGGACCCAGATCCGGGGAACCTGGATCCGGTACGACCTCTCCGGTGAGGGCACGGCCAGCGGCCAGTGGTCGGCCGTCCGCAGGCGGGACGCGCAGTGAGGGAATAGTGCGCCTCCCGTACGAGCCGTACCTCGCCCTGCGTTACCTGAGATTCCACCGGGGGAGGACCTTCCTCTCGGTCATCTCGCTGATCTCGGTGGCGGGGGTGACCGTCGGGACGGCGGCGCTCGTCATCGCGCTCGCGCTGATGACCGGATTCCAACAGGACATCCGCCAGAGGATCCAGAGCGGGAGCGCCCACCTCACGGTGCTAAAGCCCGGCGAGCCGTCGTTCGAAGGGGCGGAGGCGCTGGCGGCGCGCGTTCGGGCGCTCGACGGAGTGAACGAGGCCGGGCCGGTGCTGCTCTCGCATGCGATGCTGGTGAACGAGGAGGCGGCTTCCCCGGCATACGTCGAGCTCGAGGGGATCGACCCGGCGCGCCACAGCCGGGTCATCGCCGACGGCACCGACGACCCGCTGGCGGTGCTGGCGGCGCCCAGGGCCGGCGGGCGTGAGGGCATCGTCCTCGGCGAGGAGCTGGCGACGAGGCTCGCCGTGCGAAGAGGGGACCGCGTGCGCCTGCTCGTCCCCAAGGTGTCGTTGACGCCGTTCACGCCGATTCCCAGGAGCCGCGTGCTCGAGGTGTCGGGCACGTTCCACTCCGAGGCGTTCCCGCTGAGCGCCGAGCGCGCCTACGTGGGCCTGGAGACGGCGCGCCGCCTGCTGGACGCCCCCGGACTTGCATCCTGGGTCGAGATCCGGCTCCGGAATCTCAAGGACCTCGGCCGAGTCAAGTCGGACCTCAAGCGGTTGCTGGGGACCGGCTACCTCGTCGTCGACCTGATGGAGCTCGAGCAGAACCGCGACCTCCTGAAGGCCCTGAACACGGAGAAGTTCATCCTCTTCCTCGCGATCGCGCTCATCGTCGTCGTCGCATCCCTCAACATCGTCTCGACCCTCATCCTGATGGTGGCCGACAAGATGAAGGAAATCGGGACGCTGACCGCCATGGGGGCGAAGCCGAGCGGGATCGCGTTGGTGTTCGTCCTGCAGGGGCTCGTCATCGGCGTTGTCGGGGCGGTCTTCGGCATCGCGTCGGGCTCCGCCATCTCCTTTTGGCTGGACCGCTTCCGGGTGATCAAGCTCAACCCGGAGGTGTACTACATCACCCACGTCCCGTTCGCCCTCCGCGGGTCCGACACCGGGTTCGTGGCCGCGCTGACCCTGGCGGTCTCGCTGCTGGCGACCATCTATCCGGCGTTCAAAGCGGCGACGCTCGACCCGGTCGAGGCGATCCGCCATGAGTGAGCCGCTTCTCGCCGCCCATGGCATCGCGAAGAGCTACCCCAGCGGGGCGCGCAGGATCGAGGTCCTGAAAGGTCTCACCCTCGAGATCGCCGCGGGCGAGGCCGTCGCCGTGGTGGGGGACTCGGGCGTCGGCAAATCGACGCTGCTCCACATTCTGGGCGGGCTCGACCGCGCGGATTCGGGGCGCCTCGTCTTCGGGGGACGGGAGGTCGCGGTGAGTGACGCTGCGGCGATCTCCGAGTACAGGAATCGCGGGATCGGTTTCGTCTTCCAGCTGCACCACCTGCTGCCGGAATTCACCGCGATCGAGAACGTGGTGATGCCGTTCCGCATCGGGCGCCGCCTTGCCGGGGGCGAGGCGACCGCGAGATCCGTTCTGGAGCGTCTGGGACTCGGGGACCGCCTGCACCACCGTCCCGCCGCGCTGTCCGGCGGCGAGCAGCAGCGCGTTGCCATCGCTCGTGCGGTGGCGCCGGGGCCCGCGGTGGTGCTCGCGGACGAGCCGACGGGCAATCTCGACCCCGCCACGGGGGGGGCGGTCTTCTCGCTGCTTCGCGAGCTCCAGGCCGAGCGGGGCTTCTCGCTGGTGGTCGCCACCCACAGCGGCCGGCTCGCCCGCGAATGTCATCGCATCCTGCGCCTCGAGGACGGGCGGCTCAGATCGCTCGGCGAATTCGAGACGCGCGAGTACTTCGAGGGCGCGGGGTAGTCCGGCACCGCGGGACCGCTGTGCTATAGTTTCGATGAGGGGAACGCACGCCGACGGAGTCCGCGGGCCATGTTCGAGAAGTTTACCGAGAAGGCGAAGAGAATACTGTTCCTCGCCCGCTACGAGGCGAGCCAGCAGGGGAGTAAGGTCATCGCGACCGAACACCTCCTCCTGGGTCTCCTCAAGGAAGGCGAGGAGACCACCCGCGAGTTGTTCGCGCGGGCGACCGTCTCGATGGACCTCCTCCAGGCCGAGCTGGAGCGCCGGGGACCCGGCCGCGAGAAGCTCTCGACCTCCGTCGAGATCCCTTTCGGCGACGACACGAAGAAGGTGCTTCAGTACGCGGAGGAGGAAGCCGAGCGTCTGATGCACCCCCAGATCGGGACCGAGCACCTCCTCCTCGGCCTGCTCCGGGCCGAGGAATCTCCGGCGGGGCGGATGCTGGCGGAGCGGGGGATGCGTCTCTACGCGGTGCGGGAGGACGCCGTCGGCCTGGTCAAGCGCCGCGCCCTCCCGAAGAAGAAGAAGGAAACGCCGTTCCTCAACGAGTTCGCCCGCGACCTCTCGGAGCTCGCCCAACGCCGGGTGTTCGACCCTCTGATCGGCCGCGAGGCGGAGCTCGAGCGGGTCGTGCAGATCCTCTCGCGCCGGCGAAAGAACAACCCGGTGCTGCTGGGCGAGCCCGGCGTGGGAAAGACCGCCATCGTCGAAGGTCTCGCGACCCGCATCGTCGACGGCGAGGTCCCGCCGTCGCTGCTCAGCAAGCGGATCCTGGCGCTCGACCTCTCGCTGGTAGTCGCGGGAACGAAGTACCGCGGGCAGTTCGAGGAGCGGCTCAAGGGGATCATCTCCGAGCTGACCGGCTCGGACGACGTGATCATGTTCATCGACGAGATCCACTCGCTGATCGGAGCTGGGTCGGCGGAAGGCTCGCTGGACGCCGCGAACATCCTCAAGCCGACGCTTTCGCGCGGCGAGGTGCAGTGCATCGGCTCCACCACCCCGCGCGACTACCACAAGTACATCGAGAAGGACCGCGCGCTGGTCCGCCGGTTCCAGCCGATCACGATTCGACCGACCACCGAGGAGGAGACCTTCACGATCCTCGAGGGGGTCAAGGAGCGGTACGAGCGATTCCACGGTGTCCGATTCGCCCCCGACGCGATCCGGGCGGCGGTCTACCAGTCCAACCGTTACATCACCGACCGGTTCCTGCCCGACAAGGCCATCGACGTGCTGGACGAGGCGGGCGCCCGCGTGAAGCTGGCCAAGCGCATCTCCTACGGGGAAATCAAGAAGACGGAGCAGGACCTGAGGCGGGCCGTGGACGGAATGAAGAACGCGCTGGCTCGAAAGGACTTCGACGAGGCGGTGGCGTTCCACGACAAGGAGGTTACGCTCAGGCGCCGCCACGAGGAGCTGAACCGACGCTACGAGGACGAGTCGAGCCGGATCCTCGACGTCGGCCGCGGCGACGTCGAGGAGGTCATCGCCCGCTGGACCGGGATCCCGATCCAGTCGGTCGCCGAGG
The Terriglobia bacterium DNA segment above includes these coding regions:
- a CDS encoding ABC transporter permease — protein: MRLPYEPYLALRYLRFHRGRTFLSVISLISVAGVTVGTAALVIALALMTGFQQDIRQRIQSGSAHLTVLKPGEPSFEGAEALAARVRALDGVNEAGPVLLSHAMLVNEEAASPAYVELEGIDPARHSRVIADGTDDPLAVLAAPRAGGREGIVLGEELATRLAVRRGDRVRLLVPKVSLTPFTPIPRSRVLEVSGTFHSEAFPLSAERAYVGLETARRLLDAPGLASWVEIRLRNLKDLGRVKSDLKRLLGTGYLVVDLMELEQNRDLLKALNTEKFILFLAIALIVVVASLNIVSTLILMVADKMKEIGTLTAMGAKPSGIALVFVLQGLVIGVVGAVFGIASGSAISFWLDRFRVIKLNPEVYYITHVPFALRGSDTGFVAALTLAVSLLATIYPAFKAATLDPVEAIRHE
- a CDS encoding ABC transporter ATP-binding protein, whose translation is MSEPLLAAHGIAKSYPSGARRIEVLKGLTLEIAAGEAVAVVGDSGVGKSTLLHILGGLDRADSGRLVFGGREVAVSDAAAISEYRNRGIGFVFQLHHLLPEFTAIENVVMPFRIGRRLAGGEATARSVLERLGLGDRLHHRPAALSGGEQQRVAIARAVAPGPAVVLADEPTGNLDPATGGAVFSLLRELQAERGFSLVVATHSGRLARECHRILRLEDGRLRSLGEFETREYFEGAG
- a CDS encoding ATP-dependent Clp protease ATP-binding subunit, producing MFEKFTEKAKRILFLARYEASQQGSKVIATEHLLLGLLKEGEETTRELFARATVSMDLLQAELERRGPGREKLSTSVEIPFGDDTKKVLQYAEEEAERLMHPQIGTEHLLLGLLRAEESPAGRMLAERGMRLYAVREDAVGLVKRRALPKKKKETPFLNEFARDLSELAQRRVFDPLIGREAELERVVQILSRRRKNNPVLLGEPGVGKTAIVEGLATRIVDGEVPPSLLSKRILALDLSLVVAGTKYRGQFEERLKGIISELTGSDDVIMFIDEIHSLIGAGSAEGSLDAANILKPTLSRGEVQCIGSTTPRDYHKYIEKDRALVRRFQPITIRPTTEEETFTILEGVKERYERFHGVRFAPDAIRAAVYQSNRYITDRFLPDKAIDVLDEAGARVKLAKRISYGEIKKTEQDLRRAVDGMKNALARKDFDEAVAFHDKEVTLRRRHEELNRRYEDESSRILDVGRGDVEEVIARWTGIPIQSVAEEEADKLLNMESFLHEHIVGQEEAISALSRAIRRSRAGLKNPSRPIGSFVFLGPTGVGKTE